A genomic stretch from Pochonia chlamydosporia 170 chromosome 4, whole genome shotgun sequence includes:
- a CDS encoding mitochondrial-processing peptidase subunit alpha protein (similar to Eutypa lata UCREL1 XP_007792959.1) has protein sequence MPLVFLSVLDKRRGSSRVGFLTVFLMLLMLVLVTLGLRSHDSMAVLRFGSSRGGKPGLSDPNDLRRWKPPKGRRIVALVFYGRKENVSILDCYLKRNLKRNGGILDEVIFSVKTDNTADIEYLDSILDYPGYRKFVVDKQYPGFSGSWECVNEPDTIYIKIDDDIVFIEDTAFAAVAKRLIENSHMFAVSANVVNNPALAWVHYHKGLYEPFWPELSKPVNDVSASWRPSTIRPYKGPASGPSDFSREGETPAPYNGHRWRPVSYSKAEPYDIMLTPASTLTYDAFGPSLNNWAAAAQTHYSFLTHLERNDIWRYHFDIWDYMYERVSINFFGMRGQDIMDVFPMPNRDDELYLTIERPKELKRHVIVDGMGVVVHFSFGPQAHAHDDRGLSMTDILDRYRGYAEETGCPTVWDHLEFDHREAAGTTQD, from the exons ATGCCTCTTGTCTTCTTGTCAGTCCTAGACAAGCGACGAGGCTCTAGTCGTGTCGGTTTCTTGACCGTATTTTTAATGCTTTTAATGCTTGTCTTGGTCACGCTGGGACTGCGTAGTCATGACAGCATGGCGGTTCTACGCTTTGGATCTTCTCGTGGTGGAAAGCCGGGGCTTTCGGACCCAAATGACCTGCGTCGGTGGAAGCCGCCAAAAGGAAGGAGAATAGTCGCATTGGTGTTTTATGGTAGGAAAGAAAACGTTAGCATCCTTGACTGTTATCTGAAG AGAAACCTCAAACGCAATGGTGGCATCCTTGATGAGGTTATTTTTTCTGTCAAGACCGACAACACAGCAGACATCGAGTACCTTGATAGTATTTTAGATTACCCAGGGTATAGAAAGTTTGTAGTGGACAAACAATACCCAGGGTTTTCGGGCAGTTGGGAATGCGTCAATGAGCCTGATACCATTTATATCAAAATCGACGATGATATT GTTTTCATCGAGGACACCGCTTTTGCGGCGGTGGCGAAGCGTTTGATTGAAAACTCTCACATGTTCGCTGTGTCTGCCAATGTAGTCAATAACCCTGCTTTGGCATGGGTGCATTATCACAAGGGTCTATACGAACCTTTTTGGCCA GAGCTTAGCAAACCAGTAAATGATGTTTCGGCTTCATGGCGACCATCAACTATTCGGCCATATAAGGGTCCTGCTTCCGGCCCTTCGGATTTTAGCCGGGAAGGAGAGACACCCGCACCATATAATGGCCATCGTTGGCGTCCCGTGTCATACTCAAAAGCCGAGCCGTATGATATAATGCTAACCCCAGCCTCGACTCTTACGTACGATGCATTCGGCCCATCTCTCAACAATTGGGCCGCCGCGGCACAGACACATTACTCTTTCTTGACTCATCTTGAGAGGAATGATATATGGAGATACCACTTCGACATTTGGGACTATATGTATGAGAGAGTTTCCATCAATTTCTTCGGTATGAGGGGTCAGGATATCATGGACGTCTTCCCCATGCCTAACAGAGACGACGAATTATATCTGACAATAGAGCGGCCAAAAGAATTAAAGAGGCATGTCATTGTCGATGGAATGGGTGTCGTGGTGCACTTTTCATTTGGGCCACAAGCTCACGCACACGATGACAGGGGTCTCAGCATGACCGATATTCTTGACAGATATCGTGGCTATGCTGAGGAAACGGGTTGTCCCACGGTGTGGGATCATCTAGAGTTTGATCACAGAGAAGCGGCAGGGACGACACAGGACTGA
- a CDS encoding stachyose synthetase (similar to Exophiala dermatitidis NIH/UT8656 XP_009152699.1), which produces MGDICCFLMSNNKGAFVVHSRNDGLSEQPCRIMVSVAPDIDTSISVIMKNLQTEANDSRLVRASIYEGFKTDSAKTSHLDPLLDYLGFCTWNALGLELTQDKILEALRVLRDNNIRISTLLMDDNWQKLQGTELGNQHHDYRVLADFRANEAFPDGLKSFTTRVKAENPFVTEIGVWHALMGYWGGLAAEGWIVDNYETADVAGKVYYATPTTIRSISASHLNKYYDDFYTYLAASGITFAKTDVQCLLHNIREGSDRAALIPAYQAAWTMAHFRRLGGKAISCMPQIPEILWQSLLQTKTPAVIFRNSDDFFPEIPSSRMWHIWTNAHNALFTQHLNVVLDWDMFQSKGEYGPAHAAARCLFGGPIFLTDTPGEHDLALLDQMVAPSPDGGRSVNLRPSVSAKTPRAFDRYQESGVLKAITEASIGVKCMGLFNTRPMSVAAMVPVSEFSSIGESRWEPAAEVVVLSHQTQAIRGPVKLGVASRVLSDVDSLIEVNLPIAGYEIHSCYQTSRLMLGSRESLVVMLGLLGKMTGAAAICSMNLTSSQGKIMMRASLKALCKLGIWISGQAVEKHNIRAKLEGIDVHHTSIVVAESSHNGETSQVLTFDLLQEWSQKHHGSTLKQVPIELELAV; this is translated from the coding sequence ATGGGCGACATTTGCTGCTTTCTCATGTCCAACAACAAGGGAGCTTTTGTTGTTCACTCCCGCAACGATGGCCTATCTGAACAGCCTTGTCGAATCATGGTTTCAGTTGCCCCTGACATCGACACCTCCATCAGCGTCATCATGAAGAATCTTCAAACTGAGGCAAACGACTCCAGGTTGGTCCGAGCGTCAATCTATGAAGGGTTCAAGACGGACAGCGCAAAAACGTCCCATCTTGATCCGTTGTTGGACTACTTGGGTTTCTGCACATGGAATGCTCTTGGACTAGAGCTCACACAAGACAAGATCTTGGAAGCCCTGCGTGTTTTACGGGATAACAATATCCGAATATCAACTCTACTGATGGACGATAATTGGCAGAAACTTCAAGGGACAGAATTGGGCAACCAGCATCATGACTATCGCGTTCTCGCCGATTTCAGGGCCAACGAAGCATTTCCCGACGGTCTCAAGTCTTTCACCACTCGTGTTAAAGCTGAGAATCCCTTTGTCACCGAAATCGGAGTCTGGCATGCACTAATGGGCTATTGGGGTGGTCTTGCAGCGGAAGGCTGGATCGTTGACAACTATGAAACTGCTGACGTAGCTGGCAAAGTCTATTATGCCACCCCAACGACGATAAGATCAATCTCCGCCTCACATTTGAACAAATACTACGACGACTTCTACACATACCTGGCAGCCTCCGGGATTACTTTTGCAAAGACAGATGTCCAATGTCTCTTGCACAACATTCGGGAGGGCTCGGACCGAGCTGCCCTTATTCCCGCGTATCAAGCTGCCTGGACAATGGCTCACTTTCGAAGGCTGGGCGGAAAGGCGATCAGCTGTATGCCACAGATACCTGAAATATTGTGGCAGAGTCTCCTGCAGACCAAGACTCCGGCCGTCATTTTCCGGAATAGCGACGATTTCTTCCCTGAGATTCCCAGCAGTCGTATGTGGCACATCTGGACAAATGCTCACAATGCATTGTTTACGCAGCATTTGAACGTCGTGTTGGACTGGGACATGTTTCAGAGCAAAGGGGAATATGGCCCGGCTCACGCTGCTGCGCGCTGCTTGTTCGGTGGGCCAATATTTCTCACTGATACACCCGGAGAACATGACCTTGCACTCCTTGATCAGATGGTTGCACCAAGTCCAGATGGTGGGAGAAGCGTGAATCTCCGGCCTTCAGTATCTGCTAAAACTCCCCGTGCCTTTGACCGATACCAAGAATCGGGTGttctcaaagccatcaccGAGGCGTCAATTGGTGTCAAATGCATGGGGCTGTTCAATACACGCCCCATGAGTGTTGCAGCCATGGTACCGGTGTCTGAGTTCTCATCAATAGGCGAGTCGCGATGGGAGCCAGCTGCTGAAGTAGTCGTGCTCTCCCATCAAACTCAGGCTATCCGTGGCCCAGTCAAGTTAGGAGTCGCTTCAAGGGTACTTTCGGACGTAGATAGTTTGATTGAGGTGAACTTGCCAATTGCAGGTTACGAAATCCACTCTTGCTATCAGACATCCCGGCTCATGTTGGGTTCTCGGGAGAGTTTGGTGGTCATGCTTGGCTTGCTCGGAAAGATGACTGGCGCGGCTGCAATCTGCTCAATGAATTTGACATCCAGTCAAGGCAAGATCATGATGAGAGCTTCGTTGAAGGCACTTTGTAAATTGGGAATCTGGATATCTGGCCAAGCTGTTGAGAAGCACAATATTCGGGCGAAATTGGAAGGCATAGATGTCCATCATACGTCGATCGTGGTTGCTGAAAGCTCACATAATGGAGAAACGTCTCAGGTTCTGACCTTCGATTTACTTCAAGAATGGTCGCAGAAGCATCATGGTTCTACTCTTAAGCAAGTCCCGATAGAACTAGAGCTGGCAGTTTAG